In Ictidomys tridecemlineatus isolate mIctTri1 chromosome 16, mIctTri1.hap1, whole genome shotgun sequence, a single genomic region encodes these proteins:
- the LOC101954842 gene encoding cysteine-rich PDZ-binding protein, protein MVCEKCEKKLGTVITPDTWKDGARNTTESGGRKLNENKALTSKKARFDPYGKNKFSTCRICKSSVHQPGSHYCQGCAYKKGICAMCGKKVLDTKNYKQTSV, encoded by the coding sequence ATGGTGTGcgaaaaatgtgaaaagaaacttGGTACTGTTATCACTCCAGATACATGGAAAGATGGTGCAAGGAATACCACAGAaagtggtggaagaaagctgaaTGAAAATAAAGCTTTGACTTCAAAAAAAGCAAGATTTGATCCATATGGAAAGAATAAGTTCTCCACTTGCAGAATTTGTAAAAGTTCTGTGCACCAACCAGGTTCTCATTACtgccagggctgtgcctacaaAAAGGGCATCTGTGCAATGTGTGGAAAAAAGGTTTTGGATACCAAAAACTACAAGCAAACATCTGTGTAG